The DNA segment ATACCGCCTCGAAACGCTGTATCCGAGCCCCCGTCGCTCGCGAATCGAGGAGAGTCAGACCTTCGTTCGGACGGCCATCGAACGGGAACCGAACGACGCCGTCCTCGAGGCGCTCGAGGGTGTCGAACCGCTCGAGCGACCCGGCGACGTCGCCGTCCGCGACCGCTGTCTCGCGACCACGGACGCCGAACGGTACGCCGAAGCACGCGAGGCGATCCCCGAACTCTCCGTCGAAGTCGTCGAAGACGCCCAGGGACTGGCCGAACTCGCCCGCGGCTACGCGACCGTCATCGCCATCGACGAATCGTTCGCCGGCGTCGAGGTGAGCGGTGACGTTCGCGTGCGTCCAGACGCACTCGAGGAGCCGGCAGACGTCGTTCCGGAACGCCCGCTGGCGTTTTTCGCCCGCAATCGCGAGCGGCTTCGCGCCGCTATCCGCGCCGCCCGCGCGCTCGAGGGCGACTCGCTTCCGGATACCGAGGTGGACCTGTCGGCGCTCGAAAACGGCCTCGAGCGACTCGAAGACGACGGTTCGGTCGCCGGCGACGACGAACTCGACAGGCTCAGCGTGGCCGTCGACGACCTCGATGCCGTCGTCGGGATGAGCGAAAGCGTCGCGAACGACCGGCTTCGGGACGCCATCGAGCGACAGGACGTCACCATCGAAGGTGCCGACCTGCTCTCGCTGGTCGAACGCGGCGCTGGCGTCGACTCGCTGCTCTCTCGAGAGCTCGCCGACGAGTACGCCGACGCCGTCGAGGCGGCCCGCGAACACCTTGTCGAGGTGCTCGACCTCGATACCGGCGAAGCAGAACTCGCCCGCCGGGTGTTCGGGGACGAACCGACCTACCCCGTCGAACGGGACGAAAACGCCTGCTCACGCCTTCGAGAGGAACTGGTCGCGGCTCGAGACCGTCGCGCTACCCGGTTGAAACGCGAGTTGGCCGCCGACCTGGCCGCCCAGCGCGAGGGGGCAACGGCGCTGGTTCGAAGCGTCCTCGAGGTGGACGTCGAACTGGCGATTGCCCGATTCGCTCGTGACTTCGACTGTACGCTCCCGAGGTTCGTCTGGGAGGAAGCGGACACGGGGGAGACAGCTGGCGATACGGCAGGCGGCTTCGGGTTCGCCATCGAAGGCGGACGCTCCCCCCTGCTCGAGGAACCGCTGGACCAAATCGACCCGGTCGATTACCGCGTCTCGGGCACGACGCTGTTATCCGGCGTCAACAGCGGTGGCAAGACCTCGACGCTCGACCTCGTTGCGAGCGTCGTTATCCTTGCCCACATGGGACTGCCCGTCCCCGCAGACGAGGTTCGTATCCAGCGCTTCGACGACATTCACTATCACGCCAAAACACAGGGCACCCTCGATGCGGGAGCGTTCGAATCGACCGTCAGAGAGTTCGCAGACCTCGCAACTGGCAGCGACGGCTCGCTCGTGCTGGTCGACGAACTCGAGAGCATCACCGAACCCGGAGCGAGTGCGAAGATTATCGCCGGTATCCTCGAGGCGTTGACCGAAAACGGGTCGACAGCTGTATTCGTCTCCCACCTGGCCGGCGAGATTCGGGACGTGTCGACAGCCGACATCGCGGTCGACGGTATCGAGGCCGTCGGCCTCGTCGACGGCGAGTTGAAAGTCAACCGGTCGCCCGTTCCCGACCACCTCGCCCGGTCGACACCCGAACTCATCGTCGAGAAACTGGCCGGCGAGAGCGACGGCGATTTCTACGACCGACTGCTCGAGAAGTTCGAGGACGAGGGTTAGTTCCTCGGAACACCAGTCACTGACTCCGCTACCAGTACTCCTCCAGACACCAGTCACCACTGCCTCGAGTCTCGCGTTCAACGAGCGTCCGACTGCGTGGCGGATGGTTCGGGGCTCGAGTGGCCCTGCCCGGAGGTGGTGTCGTTTGTCGGCGGCCCCGATTGTGGCGACGCTGTCACAGTTTCCGGCCCGGACGTGCTGGTGGCACCTACGGGCTGGTCTGTGGCCGTGGATCCGGTAGAAGGACTCGTTTGCGCGGATTGTGATGAAGATGTGGCTGTGGTGGGTGGAGAGGGAGTGGCCGTATCGCTCGAGACGGCCGTGGAACCGGAGCCGAACGCTTGCAGACCCCGATAGCCACCGAGGGTAACCAGCCCGCCGGCGAGGGCAGCGACGTACAGCCCGATTTCGGGGGAGACGCTGACGTGGTTTGCGGGCTGGCCGACGGCGAACACGTTCTCGAGGGAGGTGTAAATGATACCCAGTGAGACGAGCGAGATGCCACCGGCGGCTGCGGTCACTTTCGCCTCGTAGGGTCGCCACTCTCGGAAGTAGACCATCCAGAGGGCGACACAGCCGGTGAGCGGGGCGCTGTAACCAATGCCTGTCAGTCCGTTCGAAGACATTGACGTCTCGAGGACGTCGATAGTCGCCCACGGGAGGAAAGCGCTCACGATGAGGAGGCCGCCACCGATAGCGGCCAGCCGTTTGTTCGGGTCGGTCGGTAACGTGCTCATTGGGCCACGCTGGCCGCGGGTTCGTATATAAAGTCTCGGCGGAAGACGGGCGAATTCGGCCCCGAAACCCGACACACCGCAAACAACTAAGTGGTCTCGAGAGCGTGGTGAAAGTAATGACAGGGGACTCCGGAGAGGACATGCTGTCGTGGGACGAGTCCGTGTTTCGCAACGAGCACGTCTTCGAAATCGACTACGTTCCGGAGACGTTCCGCCACCGCGAGTCCCAGATGCAGAGTTTGACCTACGCGTTGCGGCCGGCAGTTCGTGGCTCTCGGCCACTGAACGTGATGATCCGTGGGCCACCCGGAACGGGGAAGACCACGGCCGTCCAGAAACTGTTCGACGAAGTCGGTGCTCAGACGCGAGACGTCCAGACCATCCGGGTCAACTGCCAGGTCAACGCAACCCGATATGCCGTCTTCTCACGACTGTTCGAGGGCAGTTTCGACTACGAGCCACCATCGTCGGGCATCTCGTTCAAGAAACTATTCGGGCAGATCGCCGAGAAACTGGTCGACGACGACCGAGTCCTCGTTGTCGCCCTCGACGACGTCAACTACCTGTTTTACGAGAACGAGGCCTCCGATACCCTGTACTCGCTGTTGCGCGCCCACGAGGAACATCCCGGTGCGAAAATCGGCGTCGTCGTCATCTCCTCTGACCCCTCCCTCGACGTCATCGACGAACTCGATACCCGGGTTCAGAGCGTTTTCCGACCCGAAGACATCTACTTCCCCGTCTACGACCAGCCCGAAATCGTCGATATCCTCCGCGAGCGAGTCACCCGCGGCTTCCACGACGGCGTCGTCGCAACCGACGTCCTCGAGCGAGTCGGGGGATTGACCGCCGACAGCGGCGACCTCCGGGTCGGCATCGACCTCCTTCGACGAGCCGGCCTCAACGCCGAAATGCGCGCCAGCAAGACCGTCGAACTCGAGGACGTCGAAACGGCCTACGAGACATCGAAGTACATCAATCTCTCCCGGAGTCTCAACAGCCTGACCGACAACGAGGCCGCGTTGCTCGAGGTGTTACTCGAGCACGATGGCGCACAGGCCGGCGACGTCTACGACCGGTTTCGCGAACGGACCGACCTCGGCTACACTCGATACTCAGAGATCGTCAACAAACTCGACCAGCTCGGTCTCATCGACGCTGATTACGCCGAGATCGAGGGCCGCGGACGCTCTCGAGCGCTGACGCTGGCGTACGACGCGGATGCCATAGCCGACCGCCTATAGGCGTCGGCACCGACGCCGAAGCGTCTTTGTGAGTGACGAGCCCCCCGTTGTTTTCGAACCTGCTCGCATTGATCATCAGTCGCGGACGCATATAGCTGACAAACGTCCACAACTCATGCATATTTCGTCGTGAAAACCGACCATCAAGACGAAAAATAACCAGACAAAGAGAATATTGCTCGAGTCGATACGAACGTCTACAGGCGTGGCGTAAACCCCGTCGATGAGCGACGAGGAGCCGCCGGCTGGCTGGACGGTCGAACAACGTCGACAGTACACGCCCGCAGACAGCGACCGTGAAATGGAGTATCGAACCTACCGTCACGACTCCGGTGACCTGCGCGTTCGGGTCGCACCCGCCTCCATCGACGGCGAAGATAGACCGGGGTATGCGATTACGACGACGACGTATCCGGGTCTCGAGTTTTCGGAATCGGAGACGATCCGTCACGTGCTCAGGTTCGAGGGATGTGACGACCTCGCCAGACGGTTTATGAAGTTGTTCGAGACCCAGTATTCCGGGACCGATACCTTCGATGCGGCTCTGGAGTACGCTACTGACCGTACCCGAGCGTCGGCGGCACACGAGTCGGGCTGACCGGTCCAGCCGGTCACTCGGTTTGGATCTCGACGAACCGAACTTCGATAGTCACGTCGGCGCCGACGCGTTCGCGTAACTCGCTCGCAATCGGCGGTCTTTCGGCCCCCGGTTCGATGCCGACAGTCACCACGACACGGTCGGGACTTGCCTGTAACGGGTTGTCGTCGCGTTCGGCCTCGAATTCGATCATGGTCAACTCTTCGTGCTCATCGAGGATCGCCTCCGTCTCCTCACGGATAGTTTCCTCCTCGAGGGCCCCCTGATAACTCGCGTAGGTGACGCCGCCGAGAAAGAGCGAAAGGACGAGGATAACACCGGCAAGTACGGCGATTCTGGTGAGGGTTTGCATCCGTGCATCCGACGCGCGAAACCACGAGTCAGGTCGGTACCCCTGATACCACAGCACGGCCAGCGCGGCCATGTTGATCGAGAGGACGTTGACCAGGACCAGAATTCCTGACCCGAGCGCCAGTGTGGGCTCACCCCAGGCGATACCGATACCGACGACGGCGGCCGGCGGAATCAACGCAACGGCGATCATGACGCCTACGAGCGCGGCCGAAACCCCCGTCGAGAGGCTCAGTGCACCGGCGACGCCCGCCCCGAGTGCGATGACGAGCGCCAGAAAGTCCGGTGCCAGCCGCTCTCTGACCTGCTCGATCGAGAGGACGTCGATTCCCGGCGGGACGAGATTTGCAAACTGGACGATACCAGCGAAAATCGCTGCGCTCGCGATGGCACAGCCGACCCCGAGGGCTTGCAAGGCGACTCCACGAACCCTGAGTTCGTAGTCGTCGATGACGGTGCCGACGCTGGCCGCAAGCGCGGGCCCGACCAGCGGCGCAATCACCATTGAGCCGACGACGACCGCGGCCGAGTTGAGCAACAGTCCGGCGGTCGCCACGAGTGCGCTGACAACGGTCAATACGACGTAGTTCCGACGGGCCGGCAACAGTGCATTTGCACTCGAGCGCAGTTCCTCTCGAGCGATTCGCTCCTCGCTCGTCTCTTCCTCGTACCGTTCTTCGAGTTCCTCGAAATGGGCCGAGACGACCGTATTGGCCTCCAGAACAACCGTGATCGCCTCCTCGTTCATCCCGAGAGCCTTGAGCTTGTCCATGACTGGTTCGACTCCCGCTTTCGGGAGTGGGATGTAGGCGACGGTTTCGTACTCCCGGTCGCTCGTCTCGTCGGTGAAGGTGTAATCGAAACCCTCCTCCTCGAGGAGCCGGCGAACGGTGTCGCGTTTGCCCGTCGGAATCGTGATCTGAACCAGTCGCACGAGTGCTCACACGAAGGGTGAGGCGAAAAAGCCTGTGCTGTGGCGTCCGATCACGTGTTGAGTCGCCACAGTTCGTACGACAGAACCGTTGCAAAGGAGACCCACAGGAGGTACGGGGCGAGCATCAGGGCCGCACGCCGGTCGACCCGGGCGAACGCGACGATGGTCCCGACGATTCCCACCCAAAGTAACACGATCACGGCGACCGCCAAACCGAGTGCCTCGAGGCCGAAAAAGACCGGCGTCCAGACCACGTTGAGGGCCATCTGTATGGTAAAGATACCGATGGCGAGGGAGCGCCCAGAACTCGAGGATCGCCAGACGAGCCAGAGGGCGAGACCCATGAGGGAGAACAACAGCGTCCAGACGATCGGAAACGCCAGTTCCGGCGGATAGTAGGCAGGTTTTTCGAGCGAGCGAAACCAGGCGCTGTCAGGTGAAAACACGAGCGCCGGACTCGCGCCGATGGCGTTGATGGCGACGACGAACCCCAGCACCTCGAGGACGGTCGCTCGAGACGGCACGCCGCCAGTCGCTCCATCGTCAACAGATCCCATGACCACCGTACGGTTTCTCTGCCCTTACCGTTCACTTTCACCGTGGTATCTCAATCCTTAACCGAGCGGACCGCAAATGAGTGATAATGGCCGCGACGGACGAGAGCCCGCCCTCGATCGAACATCCCCTCCTCGAGTCGGATTTCCTCGAGCGTCGACTCTATCAGTTGAAACTCGCAGGGACGGCTGCAAACGATCACACCCTCGTCTGTCTTCCGACGGGGCTCGGCAAAACGACGGTCAGCCTGCTCGTTACGGCACGCCGACTGGACGAAGTCGGTGGTAAATCCCTCATGCTCGCGCCGACAAAACCGCTGGTCCAGCAACACGCTGACTTCTATCGGGAGGCACTCCAGATTCCCAACGAGGAGATCGTCGTCTTTACCGGTGACGTCAGCCCCGACGACCGGGCGGCGTTGTGGCAAGACGCCACCGTCGTCATGGCAACCCCGCAGGTGATCGAAAACGACCTCGTCGGCTCCCGGGTCTCGCTCGCCGACGTCACCCACATTACGTTCGACGAGTGTCACCGAGCGACGGGCAACTACGCCTACAACTACATCGCCGAACGGTACCACGCCGACGCCACGGACCCGCTCGTCACCGGGATGAGCGCTTCCCCCGGCGGCGACGAGGAAGCAATCCTCGAGGTCTGTGCCAACCTCGGCCTGCGCGAGGTCGAGGTGATGACCGAAGACGACGCCGACGTCGGCGAATTTACCCACGACACCGACCTCGAGTGGGAACGAATCGAGTTGCCCGACGAAGTCATCGAGATCAGGGACGCGCTCAACGAGGTGATTTCCGAGCGCCTCGAGAAGCTGAAAGAACTGGGTGTCGCGCGTTCGACCCGACCAGACCAGTCCCAGAAGGATCTCAACCGGATGCGTGCGGAACTCCAGAAACTCATCAACAACGACCAGTCGGAAGGGTTCAAAGGCATGTCCGTCCACGCCGAGATCATGAAGCTTCGACAGGCGGTGACGCTGGTCGAAACCCAGAGCGTCGAAGCCCTGCGCCGGTACTTCGAGCGCCAGCGAAACCAGGCACGGAGTTCGGGCGCCTCGAAAGCCAGCCAGCGACTCGTGAGTGACCCGCGCGTGCGCGAGGCGATGCGTCGGGCCGAGTCGTTCGACGAACTCCATCCGAAGTATCGAAAGACCCGGATGCTACTCGCCGAGACCCTGGGACTCGAGGGAGGCCAGCGGGTGATCGTCTTCACTGAGTCGCGAGATACGGCCGAAGCGCTGACCGAGTTCTTACAGTCGAGTTTCGACGCCCGGCGGTTCGTCGGGCAGGGCAACCGCGAGGGGTCGGATGGAATGACCCAGACCCAACAACAGGACGTCCTCGACGACTTCCGCGCCGGCGAGTTCGAGGTGCTGGTCTCGACGTCGGTTGCCGAGGAGGGCCTCGACGTCCCCGAAGTCGACCTCGTTCTCTTCTATGAACCCGTACCCACAGCCATCCGGTCGATTCAGCGCAAGGGCCGAACTGGCCGCCAATCCGAGGGGCGCGTCGTCGTGTTGATGGCCGAAGATACCCGCGACGAGGCCTACTTCTGGATCTCGAGACGTCGCGAAAAAGAGATGGAGAGCGAACTGCGCGAACTGAAGGGAATGGCCAGCGACCTCGAGGCCGAACTCGACGACTCCCAACAATCACTGGCCGCGTTCGACACCGGAGCGAAAGTAGACGGAGATGGCGGAAAACCCGGGGATGGAAGCGGGTCCTCGAGTGGAACCCAGGGGGTTAGCCAACAGCCAGGGTTACAGGATTTCGCTGGTGATACCGACTCGAGCGATGACGATGAGCACGATGCTGGCGAGTCCCCAGATGACGAATCGAACGTGGATGGATCCGGGGAAACCGCACCAGCAGCAGACGAACACGGCCAGCCCGAGCGCCACGTCCCCAGCGCCGACGGCGACACGGTCGAAATCGTCGCCGATCAGCGCGAGATGGACGCCAACATCGCTCGTGACCTTTCGAGACGCGAGGAAATCGAGATCCGACTCGAGACGCTCGAGGTCGGTGACTATATTTGCTCCGACCGGGTCGCCGTCGAGCGAAAGTCCGTCGCCGACTTCGTCGACTCGCTGGTCGGCGGCGACCGCTCGGTGTTCGAGCAGGTGGGCGCGATGGCCAGACACTACGCTCGACCCGTGGTCGTCGTCGAAGGCGAAGGCCTCTACGAGCAACGTGACATCCACCCGAACGCGATTCGTGGCGCGCTCTCGAGTCTGGCCGTCGATTTCGGTGCGAGCATCCTCCGAACCGAAGGCGAAGACGACACGACGGAACTGCTGGCGACCATCGCCAAACGCGAACAGCAACTCGAGGACCGCGAGGTATCCGTCCACGGCGAAAAAGGGACGAAAACACGCAGCGAACAACAGGAGTATGTCGTCTCCTCGATTGCCGAAATCGGCCCCGTTACCGCCCGGTCGCTGCTCGAGGAGTTTGGCACGGTCGAGGCCGTTATGATCGCCAGCGAAGACGAGTTGCAGGCGGCTGACGGCGTCGGGACGGTGACCGCCGAGCGAATGCGCGAAGTCATCGGCAGTCCGTACACGGGAGCGGGTGACGGCTCGAGCGCAGGGTCCGATTCGTCCTGACGAACATAGCAGGTAGGGCGTGATGGCTCGAGCGCTGGAACACCGCACCTGACCCGTCGAGAGCCTCGGTGCGGTCGGCAATCGGAACCCTGAGGTATCCGAAGACCGAAGTTTCAATCGAGATGTCGCCCGAGATACCAGACGAGGACCCGATAATCCTCTTCGACGGCGTCTGTAACCTCTGTAACGGGTTCGTGCAGTACATCGCTCCCCGGGACACCGAGGAACGATTTTACTTCGCCTCCCTTCAATCCGACGTCGGCCAGGAACTCCTCGAGCGCCACGACCTGCCGACAGACGCCCTCGAGTCGGTCGTCCTGATCGAAGGTGACGATGTCTACGTCAAATCGGGAGCCGTCCTGCGGACGGCCTACCACCTTGGCCTGCCGTACCGGCTGCTGTGGCCGTTCCGAGTCCTCCCGCGTCGACTTCGTAACTGGGCGTACGATTTCGTCGCCGCCCGACGCTATCGCTGGTTCGGCAAGAAAGACCAGTGTATGATGCCCACGGGCAACATTCAGGAACGGTTTCTCGAGTGAGCAGTGAACGGTCAGTCGTTACTCCCGAAGCGTCGAAAGCGCCGCCGCCGCCTCGTGTGCCGCCTCGAGACATTCTTTTGCCTCTCGCGGATCGTCGGCCTGTGCCCCCGCTCGAGCGAAGCGCTCGAGGGCTGCGACGAGGGCATTTGTGGCGTCGTCGATATCGGCGCCAGGGACTGGATTACCAGCGGGAAATCCGTTGGAAGTGCCCGCAGTCTCGCGCTGTGGCTCACTCGAGGCAGAGCCGGTACCCTGTTGGGATCTCGAAGGCGCACCTTGCTGTGGCTGTCCCTGTTGGGGCTGTGGTGGCTGCCCCTGCTGAGGTTGTTGTGGCTGTTCCTGTTGAGGCTGTGGTGGCTGTCCCTGCTGTGAAATAGCCTCCTGGGGACCATCCGCCGAATCGGAGACCGACTGAGGTGAATTCGCGTGTGCCGGTCCGGAATCCGTTGCCGGATCAGTCTCCGTCTGCGTCTCATCATCAGCTGGTGGAACCGAGGCATCGACACCCTCTGGTCCGCCGTGACAGCTAGGACAGAACGTCGTCCCCTGCTGTCGAAACAGCGGATCGCCACAGGTGTTACAGTGGCTGTTCGTCATCGTCGCACCCTTGAGCAAGAGGTCGCTCATCCGCTGGGTCGCCTCGCGGTCTTGCTTGTCCTTCTCGTACTTCTTGCGAAGTTTTTCGCGCTCGGCTTCCTTGTCGAAATCGCTCATATCCGTGCTATGGACGGGGAACGTCGAAAAAGCTACGACCCGTGTCGCGCCTTGTCCGATGGAGCGACTCGTGAGAAGGACCGCTATTCCTCGAGACGAACCGCCATGCCCCTCGAGGCCGGTTGGACGGGTTCGAACCCCCATTGCTCGTAGAAGCCATCGACGTCGGCGACCAGATTGACGTAGGCGGTGTCGGGTGCGGTCGTCTCGATGTAGCCCCACAGGGCGTTCATGATCGCCGTCCCCAGGCCCCGACCCTGATGGTCGGGATGGACGGCCATATCCGAGATGTGATACACTGCGCCGTCGTCGCCGACGATTCGCCCCATCCCGACGGTCTCGCCAGAGTCCCCGTGGACGACGTGCACCGCGTACACCGAGTTTGGCAGGCCGCGTTCGGCTGCCTCGAGCGACCGCGAGCCCATGCCCGCAGCGTCCCGCAGGGCGACGAAGGTCGCTGGCGTCGGTGGCTTCTCCTCGAGACGATACCCAGGGATGTCCACGAGTGGCTCCTGGCTCGCGATTTCAGTCATGCCTCGAGGGAGGGCGAGCGGGGCGAAAATGCTGTCGAAGCCCGGTTCACAGTCTCGCCGCTGGTGCGAGCCGTTCACTCACCACCCTCGTGAGCCCGTTCGACCGCTTCGACAGCCGCCGTCGGTGACTCGACTGTCGTGATCTCGAGGCCGAGACTACCGACATCGTGGCTCCCGAGGCTCACGAGCGGTCGGTCAGCGATAGCGCCAAAGCCGATTTCGGTGAGCGTCCCCGCGCCCCCAGGCAGGGCGATGACGGCGTCGCCGTTGAGCGGGACCAGAGCGTTTCGAGCGTGACCCAGCCCCGTCGCAATGGGGACATCGACGTAGGGGTTCGCTTCCGTGCGACGACTCGAGGGGAGAATACCGATGGTCTGGCCCCCTTCGGCTTTCGCGCCACGACAGACGGCTTCCATCGTCCCGCCACGACCGCCGCAGACGACGGTGTGGCCGCGCCGAGCCAGTTCCCGACCCAGCGCCTCGGCTCGAGTCGCCTGTTCGTCCGTGATCGAACCGCCACCGATAACGCTGACGCGCATGCAAGAGAGCGCGTCGCGAGTCCACAAGGCTGGCT comes from the Natronosalvus amylolyticus genome and includes:
- a CDS encoding MutS-related protein; this encodes MDLESIPGVGEKTARALSDLEDPEGVLERGDVAALADAPGISVGRAARIARGAIRARHDDPGGFLATNRAREIYRTLLGLLQERTVTNYAAYRLETLYPSPRRSRIEESQTFVRTAIEREPNDAVLEALEGVEPLERPGDVAVRDRCLATTDAERYAEAREAIPELSVEVVEDAQGLAELARGYATVIAIDESFAGVEVSGDVRVRPDALEEPADVVPERPLAFFARNRERLRAAIRAARALEGDSLPDTEVDLSALENGLERLEDDGSVAGDDELDRLSVAVDDLDAVVGMSESVANDRLRDAIERQDVTIEGADLLSLVERGAGVDSLLSRELADEYADAVEAAREHLVEVLDLDTGEAELARRVFGDEPTYPVERDENACSRLREELVAARDRRATRLKRELAADLAAQREGATALVRSVLEVDVELAIARFARDFDCTLPRFVWEEADTGETAGDTAGGFGFAIEGGRSPLLEEPLDQIDPVDYRVSGTTLLSGVNSGGKTSTLDLVASVVILAHMGLPVPADEVRIQRFDDIHYHAKTQGTLDAGAFESTVREFADLATGSDGSLVLVDELESITEPGASAKIIAGILEALTENGSTAVFVSHLAGEIRDVSTADIAVDGIEAVGLVDGELKVNRSPVPDHLARSTPELIVEKLAGESDGDFYDRLLEKFEDEG
- a CDS encoding ORC1-type DNA replication protein, which encodes MTGDSGEDMLSWDESVFRNEHVFEIDYVPETFRHRESQMQSLTYALRPAVRGSRPLNVMIRGPPGTGKTTAVQKLFDEVGAQTRDVQTIRVNCQVNATRYAVFSRLFEGSFDYEPPSSGISFKKLFGQIAEKLVDDDRVLVVALDDVNYLFYENEASDTLYSLLRAHEEHPGAKIGVVVISSDPSLDVIDELDTRVQSVFRPEDIYFPVYDQPEIVDILRERVTRGFHDGVVATDVLERVGGLTADSGDLRVGIDLLRRAGLNAEMRASKTVELEDVETAYETSKYINLSRSLNSLTDNEAALLEVLLEHDGAQAGDVYDRFRERTDLGYTRYSEIVNKLDQLGLIDADYAEIEGRGRSRALTLAYDADAIADRL
- a CDS encoding TIGR00341 family protein, with product MRLVQITIPTGKRDTVRRLLEEEGFDYTFTDETSDREYETVAYIPLPKAGVEPVMDKLKALGMNEEAITVVLEANTVVSAHFEELEERYEEETSEERIAREELRSSANALLPARRNYVVLTVVSALVATAGLLLNSAAVVVGSMVIAPLVGPALAASVGTVIDDYELRVRGVALQALGVGCAIASAAIFAGIVQFANLVPPGIDVLSIEQVRERLAPDFLALVIALGAGVAGALSLSTGVSAALVGVMIAVALIPPAAVVGIGIAWGEPTLALGSGILVLVNVLSINMAALAVLWYQGYRPDSWFRASDARMQTLTRIAVLAGVILVLSLFLGGVTYASYQGALEEETIREETEAILDEHEELTMIEFEAERDDNPLQASPDRVVVTVGIEPGAERPPIASELRERVGADVTIEVRFVEIQTE
- a CDS encoding TspO/MBR family protein, which translates into the protein MGSVDDGATGGVPSRATVLEVLGFVVAINAIGASPALVFSPDSAWFRSLEKPAYYPPELAFPIVWTLLFSLMGLALWLVWRSSSSGRSLAIGIFTIQMALNVVWTPVFFGLEALGLAVAVIVLLWVGIVGTIVAFARVDRRAALMLAPYLLWVSFATVLSYELWRLNT
- a CDS encoding DEAD/DEAH box helicase produces the protein MAATDESPPSIEHPLLESDFLERRLYQLKLAGTAANDHTLVCLPTGLGKTTVSLLVTARRLDEVGGKSLMLAPTKPLVQQHADFYREALQIPNEEIVVFTGDVSPDDRAALWQDATVVMATPQVIENDLVGSRVSLADVTHITFDECHRATGNYAYNYIAERYHADATDPLVTGMSASPGGDEEAILEVCANLGLREVEVMTEDDADVGEFTHDTDLEWERIELPDEVIEIRDALNEVISERLEKLKELGVARSTRPDQSQKDLNRMRAELQKLINNDQSEGFKGMSVHAEIMKLRQAVTLVETQSVEALRRYFERQRNQARSSGASKASQRLVSDPRVREAMRRAESFDELHPKYRKTRMLLAETLGLEGGQRVIVFTESRDTAEALTEFLQSSFDARRFVGQGNREGSDGMTQTQQQDVLDDFRAGEFEVLVSTSVAEEGLDVPEVDLVLFYEPVPTAIRSIQRKGRTGRQSEGRVVVLMAEDTRDEAYFWISRRREKEMESELRELKGMASDLEAELDDSQQSLAAFDTGAKVDGDGGKPGDGSGSSSGTQGVSQQPGLQDFAGDTDSSDDDEHDAGESPDDESNVDGSGETAPAADEHGQPERHVPSADGDTVEIVADQREMDANIARDLSRREEIEIRLETLEVGDYICSDRVAVERKSVADFVDSLVGGDRSVFEQVGAMARHYARPVVVVEGEGLYEQRDIHPNAIRGALSSLAVDFGASILRTEGEDDTTELLATIAKREQQLEDREVSVHGEKGTKTRSEQQEYVVSSIAEIGPVTARSLLEEFGTVEAVMIASEDELQAADGVGTVTAERMREVIGSPYTGAGDGSSAGSDSS
- a CDS encoding thiol-disulfide oxidoreductase DCC family protein, which codes for MSPEIPDEDPIILFDGVCNLCNGFVQYIAPRDTEERFYFASLQSDVGQELLERHDLPTDALESVVLIEGDDVYVKSGAVLRTAYHLGLPYRLLWPFRVLPRRLRNWAYDFVAARRYRWFGKKDQCMMPTGNIQERFLE
- a CDS encoding Sjogren's syndrome/scleroderma autoantigen 1 family protein, which gives rise to MSDFDKEAEREKLRKKYEKDKQDREATQRMSDLLLKGATMTNSHCNTCGDPLFRQQGTTFCPSCHGGPEGVDASVPPADDETQTETDPATDSGPAHANSPQSVSDSADGPQEAISQQGQPPQPQQEQPQQPQQGQPPQPQQGQPQQGAPSRSQQGTGSASSEPQRETAGTSNGFPAGNPVPGADIDDATNALVAALERFARAGAQADDPREAKECLEAAHEAAAALSTLRE
- a CDS encoding GNAT family N-acetyltransferase, with the translated sequence MTEIASQEPLVDIPGYRLEEKPPTPATFVALRDAAGMGSRSLEAAERGLPNSVYAVHVVHGDSGETVGMGRIVGDDGAVYHISDMAVHPDHQGRGLGTAIMNALWGYIETTAPDTAYVNLVADVDGFYEQWGFEPVQPASRGMAVRLEE
- a CDS encoding TIGR00725 family protein, which codes for MRVSVIGGGSITDEQATRAEALGRELARRGHTVVCGGRGGTMEAVCRGAKAEGGQTIGILPSSRRTEANPYVDVPIATGLGHARNALVPLNGDAVIALPGGAGTLTEIGFGAIADRPLVSLGSHDVGSLGLEITTVESPTAAVEAVERAHEGGE